From Pelagicoccus sp. SDUM812003, a single genomic window includes:
- a CDS encoding sulfotransferase gives MKIVSLIASFLRGVVETSLGAFYFLLHGKPRLVIILSHTRSGSSLLANLICSHPKVIGFGEAWIDYRTPVSILRLIGRTRLTTGSYKPSINIYLDKCLHKQITDSLRPFRICHPHFLFLTREPHATTKSIVAMCKTFDENKGQETDYANTYLAGRLMDLKRISLLVPPDSATHLSYESLIQNPDTTLARLTEVLQLASPLSSSYHVTKTVGVRRVGDFSDNIRSGQIVSSNATPSPSESLATDLTIQAYRDTLAHLRQRFTSISTDKPLNQ, from the coding sequence ATGAAAATCGTTTCGCTCATCGCTAGCTTCCTCCGCGGCGTGGTCGAGACGTCGCTCGGCGCCTTCTACTTTCTGCTCCACGGAAAACCGCGCCTTGTCATCATCCTCTCCCACACCCGGTCGGGCTCATCGCTTCTCGCAAACCTAATTTGCAGCCACCCTAAAGTCATCGGCTTCGGCGAAGCTTGGATAGACTACCGCACCCCCGTTTCCATCCTTCGCCTTATCGGTCGAACCCGCCTCACGACCGGATCCTACAAGCCGAGCATCAATATCTATCTGGACAAGTGTCTCCACAAACAAATTACGGATTCACTTCGTCCTTTCCGAATCTGCCACCCTCACTTTCTCTTCCTAACGCGTGAGCCTCATGCTACCACCAAAAGCATCGTCGCTATGTGCAAGACGTTCGACGAAAACAAAGGACAGGAAACCGACTACGCCAACACCTACCTCGCCGGCCGCTTGATGGACCTCAAACGCATCAGCCTTCTTGTTCCGCCCGATTCCGCGACCCACTTGTCCTATGAGTCGCTCATCCAAAATCCGGATACCACTCTAGCTCGACTCACCGAAGTCCTCCAACTCGCCTCTCCTCTTTCCAGCTCCTACCACGTAACCAAAACCGTCGGGGTCCGTCGCGTCGGAGATTTTTCCGACAATATAAGATCCGGCCAAATCGTCTCCTCCAACGCCACTCCCTCTCCAAGCGAATCCCTAGCAACCGACCTCACTATCCAAGCCTACCGCGACACCCTAGCTCACCTTCGTCAACGCTTCACCTCGATCTCCACCGACAAGCCCCTCAACCAATAG
- a CDS encoding glycosyltransferase: protein MRILMLNYHAKSGGASVAMNRIAEGLEEAGMTVKIASLNGTTTRSVGLPGAVARRIRLSRRMESLVLRLGGVTGAADRSFNLWRTGIGDWVRNLDFDVVHLHWICRGMVSWQDLSEIGKPLVWTFHDGWAIGDGRFYPFSEMDAYSIPSDRAQLLRMASRRFARRRARCLEKVKPVVVTPSKWLASEVERFGRFKEAARCIHNPLDRFWDASRAVKEAVSTRRWVVGASGFDVDPRKGGFLLLQAIRKMQAEGRFPEDVQLALFGGGGVDTRGLPNGIRWLGSLSHEQIRNVFEESELFICPSLIDNFPNMIAEAQSCGCPVLATPVGGVPEMVERGASGELSLSASAESIEAAMLQWESEWRFQYRKNAVKAFAKKRYDVAESVRLHQEAYEMAGRDGRA, encoded by the coding sequence ATGCGAATCCTCATGCTCAACTACCATGCGAAGTCCGGGGGCGCGTCTGTCGCCATGAATCGCATCGCTGAGGGACTCGAAGAGGCGGGGATGACCGTAAAGATCGCCTCTCTCAACGGGACAACGACGAGAAGTGTGGGTCTGCCTGGGGCGGTGGCTCGTCGGATTCGCCTCTCGAGGCGCATGGAAAGCCTCGTTCTGCGGCTTGGCGGAGTGACGGGTGCGGCTGACCGTTCGTTCAACCTTTGGCGAACCGGTATTGGAGATTGGGTGCGAAATCTGGACTTCGATGTGGTCCACTTGCACTGGATCTGTCGCGGCATGGTTTCGTGGCAGGACCTGTCTGAGATAGGGAAACCGCTGGTGTGGACGTTCCATGATGGCTGGGCGATTGGGGATGGGCGGTTTTATCCATTCAGCGAAATGGACGCTTATTCGATTCCGAGCGATCGCGCTCAGCTGCTTCGAATGGCTTCGCGACGGTTTGCGCGACGAAGAGCCAGATGCCTTGAAAAGGTGAAGCCCGTTGTTGTAACTCCTTCGAAGTGGCTGGCCAGCGAGGTCGAGCGATTCGGGCGCTTCAAGGAAGCGGCGCGCTGCATCCACAATCCGCTCGATCGGTTTTGGGATGCGTCGAGAGCCGTCAAGGAAGCAGTCTCCACCCGAAGGTGGGTGGTGGGCGCTTCTGGATTTGACGTAGATCCTCGCAAGGGCGGTTTCCTGCTGCTTCAAGCGATTCGCAAAATGCAAGCGGAAGGTCGGTTTCCCGAGGACGTGCAGCTCGCTCTCTTCGGTGGGGGAGGCGTAGATACGCGCGGATTGCCAAACGGCATCCGTTGGCTCGGGAGCTTGAGTCACGAGCAGATTCGCAATGTGTTCGAGGAGTCGGAACTCTTCATCTGCCCAAGCCTGATAGACAATTTTCCGAACATGATCGCTGAAGCGCAAAGCTGTGGCTGCCCTGTTTTGGCGACTCCTGTAGGAGGTGTTCCGGAAATGGTCGAACGTGGCGCAAGCGGAGAGCTATCGCTATCCGCTAGCGCGGAATCGATAGAAGCAGCAATGCTGCAGTGGGAAAGCGAGTGGCGTTTTCAGTACCGAAAAAACGCAGTGAAGGCGTTCGCTAAGAAGCGATACGATGTTGCGGAATCCGTTCGGCTCCACCAGGAAGCGTACGAGATGGCGGGAAGAGACGGAAGAGCATGA
- a CDS encoding glycosyltransferase family 2 protein, with amino-acid sequence MIQVSVITAAYESLDTLPRTVDSVKGQSGVSVEHIVVDGGSSDGTQDWLDKALPRDSWISEKDEGIGDAMNKGARLARGKWLLFLQADDRLISRDCLAKALEAWDGVSDVVSSPIRFESGRLLRPRVDRAYYRYFKQGVPHQGALIQRKAFARVGEYDARFRVTMDFDWFLRAHWLGLTFQVLPEPLCMMSEAGVSSLADWNSLRHRFSEERLSRRLRAPSRFWKGLYGIYGVAYAGFRYVWHRLGAQ; translated from the coding sequence ATGATCCAAGTATCAGTGATCACCGCGGCGTACGAATCGCTGGATACCTTGCCTAGGACCGTGGACAGCGTGAAAGGGCAGTCCGGGGTATCTGTTGAGCACATTGTCGTGGATGGGGGTTCGTCGGACGGAACTCAAGATTGGCTGGATAAAGCCCTGCCGCGGGACAGTTGGATATCGGAGAAAGACGAAGGTATCGGGGATGCCATGAACAAGGGCGCTCGCCTGGCGCGTGGGAAGTGGCTGCTTTTTTTGCAGGCTGACGATCGGCTGATTTCGCGCGATTGCCTGGCGAAGGCCCTTGAAGCCTGGGATGGCGTGTCGGATGTCGTTTCTTCCCCAATCCGCTTCGAGTCGGGCCGTCTGCTTCGTCCTCGCGTTGATCGAGCCTATTATCGGTATTTCAAGCAGGGAGTGCCTCATCAAGGGGCTTTGATCCAACGCAAGGCCTTCGCCAGAGTGGGCGAGTACGACGCTCGATTTCGCGTGACGATGGACTTCGACTGGTTTTTGCGGGCCCATTGGCTCGGTTTGACCTTTCAGGTCTTGCCGGAACCGCTTTGCATGATGAGCGAAGCCGGGGTCAGCTCGCTCGCTGACTGGAACTCGCTCAGGCATCGTTTTTCGGAGGAACGACTTTCCCGAAGGCTGCGTGCTCCCAGCCGTTTTTGGAAGGGGCTCTATGGAATCTACGGCGTGGCCTATGCCGGGTTTCGCTATGTTTGGCATCGATTGGGCGCCCAATGA
- a CDS encoding dihydrofolate reductase family protein, translated as MTRLILIAAQSLDGFIAKHDHSGTDFCSPEDRAFLASALKDFDSMIMGRATFQTLQERISASKSTRYLRKIMTRQPERYADLAKPDLIEFTNASPAEILAELAARGRQRCALLGGGETYSRFLDSGLVDELWLTLEPLVFGSGTPLATGRLENRFRLASMETLGENTILLRYRK; from the coding sequence ATGACCCGCCTCATCCTCATCGCCGCCCAGTCTCTCGATGGCTTCATTGCCAAACACGACCACTCGGGCACCGATTTCTGCAGCCCAGAGGACCGGGCCTTCCTCGCCTCCGCTCTCAAGGACTTCGACTCCATGATCATGGGGCGGGCGACCTTCCAGACCTTGCAGGAGCGTATCTCCGCCTCCAAATCCACTCGCTACCTGCGGAAAATCATGACGCGCCAACCCGAGCGCTACGCCGACCTGGCCAAGCCCGACCTCATCGAGTTCACCAATGCCTCTCCTGCGGAGATCCTGGCGGAGCTCGCCGCTCGCGGACGCCAGCGCTGCGCCTTGCTCGGCGGCGGCGAAACCTATTCCCGGTTTCTCGACAGCGGTCTGGTGGACGAGCTTTGGCTGACTCTCGAACCACTGGTGTTCGGCAGCGGGACGCCGCTTGCGACCGGCCGGTTGGAAAATCGATTTCGCCTAGCGAGCATGGAGACGCTCGGCGAAAACACGATTTTGCTGAGATATCGGAAGTAG
- a CDS encoding flippase: MTPSDNPISRIVKNVSILGVSKLLRIGLGFVITAYVARNLGTDLFGTLSYAFAIVSLGHILCSLGIESIARRELNIHPKNEPELIGTAIYGQFLVGAAGTAFLGALAFLFQSGDEALTLFFAAFTLLATWNTTLSGYFQNVLQGKSVAIAQLSSFAISASLKLYLILIDSPVWAFAAVESLESILIALCLAYLYHRGRSFHRLRWRFARFRKYVADSWPAALSGFVIIVYMRIDQIMLKELLGTDAVGIYSAALRFSEIWAFIPTFIATSALSTLMAAKEDSPQRYRKVYGSFIETNLALALLIACGIFIIAPAVVSFFLGIQYSDTTPIVRIHVWSLIFIFVGVSRSQHFLAENLLRHSLAISILGALINIVLNWFWIRSHGIAGAAWSTVVSQAIVALVGPLLFARTRDFGLLVLRSLLFPNLRLRLKTVRPRL; this comes from the coding sequence ATGACGCCTTCCGACAATCCGATCAGCCGAATAGTCAAAAACGTCAGCATCCTCGGCGTGAGCAAACTCCTCAGGATCGGATTGGGCTTCGTCATAACGGCATATGTCGCTCGCAATCTAGGCACCGATCTTTTCGGCACCTTATCCTACGCCTTCGCCATTGTATCCCTCGGTCACATACTCTGCAGCCTGGGCATCGAGTCCATCGCTCGACGTGAGCTGAACATACACCCCAAAAACGAGCCCGAACTAATAGGCACCGCCATCTATGGACAGTTCCTCGTTGGCGCGGCGGGAACAGCTTTTCTCGGCGCGCTCGCGTTCCTTTTTCAATCAGGAGACGAAGCTCTCACCCTGTTCTTCGCCGCCTTCACCCTTCTCGCCACTTGGAACACTACACTCAGCGGGTACTTCCAAAACGTTCTACAAGGGAAATCGGTAGCGATCGCCCAACTCTCGAGCTTCGCTATTTCAGCTTCACTCAAACTCTATCTCATCTTAATCGACTCTCCAGTCTGGGCCTTCGCAGCGGTGGAGAGCCTGGAATCCATTCTCATCGCCCTCTGCCTCGCATACCTCTACCACCGCGGACGGTCCTTCCATAGATTGAGGTGGCGATTCGCCCGCTTCCGCAAATACGTGGCAGACTCCTGGCCAGCAGCCCTCTCCGGATTCGTTATCATCGTTTACATGCGTATCGACCAGATCATGCTCAAGGAGCTGCTCGGTACGGACGCGGTAGGTATCTATTCCGCCGCTCTTCGGTTCAGTGAAATCTGGGCGTTCATCCCGACTTTTATCGCGACAAGCGCTCTTTCCACACTCATGGCGGCGAAGGAAGACAGCCCCCAGCGCTACCGCAAAGTCTACGGTTCCTTCATCGAAACAAACCTCGCTCTCGCCCTCTTGATCGCCTGCGGAATCTTTATCATAGCCCCCGCCGTCGTATCCTTTTTCCTTGGTATCCAATATTCAGATACCACACCCATCGTTCGGATACATGTCTGGAGTCTGATTTTCATTTTCGTGGGCGTATCCAGATCCCAACACTTTCTCGCTGAAAACCTGCTCCGACACTCCCTCGCCATCAGCATTCTGGGAGCGCTTATCAACATCGTCCTAAACTGGTTCTGGATCCGGTCTCATGGGATCGCGGGAGCCGCTTGGTCGACCGTCGTCTCGCAAGCGATCGTCGCGCTGGTGGGCCCTCTCCTCTTCGCTCGAACCCGAGACTTCGGCTTGCTTGTCCTGCGCAGTCTACTATTCCCAAATCTGCGTCTTCGACTTAAAACGGTGCGACCGCGTCTATAA